Below is a genomic region from Verrucomicrobiota bacterium JB022.
GCGAGGCTGAAGCCTTCCGTTCCTTTTACGCCGAATACCAGGAGCACCCGCACGCCGTGCTCTCGCGCGTCTACCTCGACTCGCTCGACTACGTGATGCAGCAGGCCCAGTCCTCCGCCCTTTTTGGCTCCGACCACGCCCAGCCGACGCTCTTCATCGAGCCGTCGCCCAAATACTCGCGCTAGCCATGTCTTCCGAAAAAGTTTCCATCCCCGAAGAGATGCAAGGCCGCCTGCGGCTCGTCTTCATCTCCAGCGCCTTCCTCATCGCGGGCCTCTTGCTGCCCTTGTTACGGCCCGACCAGGCCCTGCTGGGCAGCATGCTGGCGCTGATCGGTGCCGTTGTCATCGCCGCACCGATCCTGATCGACGTGATCGGCTCGATGCGCACCTCGGGCTTTGCCGCCACCCAGTTTTATATGGACCAATATGTGGTCCTCGCCCTCGCCGCCACCCTCGCCACCGGCAAATACGTGACCGGCGGGATCGTCGCGATCATCCTCGTGCTCGGCCAGATGCTGGAAGAGCGCACCGTGCTGGGGGTCGAAAGTGCCCTTGCCCGCCTGCGCAAGCTCTCGGAAGTCCGGGCGCGCCGCCTGCGCGACGACGGCACCGAGGAGGAGGTCGACGCCGCCGAGCTGAAGGTGGGCGAGCGCGTCCGCATCCGCCCTGGCGATTTTGTCCCGACCGACGCCTTGGTGATCAGCGGCCACTCACAGCTCGACCAGGCCAACATCACCGGCGAGTCCTTGCCGGTCGACGCCGGTGAAGGTGCGGAGATCTTTGCCGGCACGACCAACCTCACCGGCCTACTCGAAGCCCGCGTGGTGAAGGAAGCCGGTGACACCGTCGTGGCCAAGGTGCAGCAGATTATCGAAGAGGCCAAGGAGTCCGAGGCCCCGATCATCCGCATGGCGGAAGACTACGCGCGCTATTATACGCCGTTGATTATCCTGATCGCGGCTTGCGTCTTCTTCTTTACCCGCGATGTCGACCGCGCGATTGCGGTGCTGATCGTGTCGATCCCCTGCGCCTTCGTACTCGCCAGCCCGTCCGCCATGGTCGGGGCGATCTCCAGCGCTTCGCGCCTGGGCATGCTGATCAAGAGCACGCGCAACCTCGAGCTGGGCCGCCAGATCGACACGGTGGTCTTTGACAAAACGGGCACGCTGACCCAAGGCGTGCTGCGGGTGGAAGAGATCCGCACGCATGGCGGCTGGACCGAAGAGGCCGCCCTGGCGCTTGCTTCCGCCCTGGAGCAGCACTCGAACCACCCGGTGGCCAAGGCAATTCGGGAGGCCGCGCGCCACCTGTCGCTGCCCGAAGTGCAAGACTTGAGCGAAGCCCCAGGGCGCGGCGTAACGGCAACCGTGGGCGAGCAGCGCGTGCTGGTGGGCCGAAAGCTGTGGCTGGAGGAGCAAGGCGTGACCGTCGAGGGGCTGCCGACCGACCAGCCGCTGAGCTTGATTCACCTCGCGGTGGACGGCCAGCAGATCGCGACTTTTGGGCTGGCCGACCAACTGCGCCCGGAAACGGCGGAGGCGCTGGAGCGTCTGCGCTACATCGGGATCGAGCGTTTTGTGATGCTGACGGGCGACCGCCAGCCGGTGGCGGAGGCGATTGCGGCGCGCGTAGGCATTGCGGAGTTTCGCGCCGAGTGCCTGCCGGAAGACAAGCAGATCGAGATCACCAAGCTGAAGGAAAGCGGCTGCAAGGTGATGGTGGTCGGCGACGGTCTCAATGATGCCCCGGCGCTTGCTTCGGGCGACCTGGGCGTGGCGATGGGCGCCCTCGGCAACGATGTGGCCGTCAACACCGCCGATGTGGCCCTGATGACAAACGACCTGCGCCGCCTGGCCGACCTGCTGGAGCTGTCGCACCGCACGGTGGGCATTATCAACCAGAACCTGCTTTGCGGCTTTGGGCTGATCGTGGTCGCCATCGTGCTGTCGACCGCAGGCTTTGTCAGCCCGATCCTGGCCGCATTTTTCCACGAGTTCAGCGCATTTTTTGTCATCTTCAACAGTGCTCGCCTGATGCGTTTCGATGGGCTGGAAGAGGAGTTGGCAGAATCGAACAGAATAGAACCGGAAGCGAACCCCGGCACAGTTCCGGCTCTGGTTTGAAGCCATGGGGTGGCGCACGCTCAGTCTCGGCTCGGGGTGGTTGGTGGCAGCCGGCTTGCTGGCGTGGATGAGCCTTCGCCCCACGGATGAGCCCGCCCGCTCCCCTGCCCCGGCAATGCGCGAGCTGGCCGCGCCCGACCAGACGGCCAAGCTGATCGAGCTGCATGAATCGGTCTTTGCACTGACAAACGATTTGCGGCGTGCCCAGAGCCGAATTGGCGAGTTGGAGGCCGCCTTGAGTGCGCGACCGACCGAAACGGCTCTGGTCGAGCAACCCCCGGTCTTCCATGCACCCGGGGGTCGGGACCCCAACGAGGCCAACCTCGTGGCGCAACTCGGCTTTGCCGACCGTGAAGCACTTAACCGCACGCTGAAGCATTGGGTGATTCAGGACCCGCCGGCCGCCACCGCCTGGCTGAACGAAAACGCTTCCAGCCCAGTGTTTGACGACAGCATCCATCTGGTAGCGCAGTATCTGGTCGCGCAGCAGCGCTATGAGATGGCCTACGAGTGGGCGGCTTCGATCCACGACCTCGCTCGTCGCCAGCAGGCGGTGACGGAGGTGTATGCCGATGCGTATCGCAGCGGCTCGATGGACGAGCAGACGCTAGAGAACTCCGGCCTGCCCGAGGCCGTCGTCGCCAGCATCGAGCGGGGCGACTTCTTTGACTGAGGCACAAAAAAGGCCCCGGCAGGTGTTGCCGGAGCCTGGGTAAAGCCTGTTGCAGAGTCGATTAGCTGATGGTGTCGACGTTGTTGCCGAGGTTCAGGTAGTCGATGTATTCCTGCGGGTTGGTGCCGTTGAGGTATTCCTCGATGTTGGTGTAGCCATCGCCGTCGGCATCTTCAGCGGCATCGGCGGGGTTGTGCGGGTCGAGGCCGTAGCGGATTTCCCACTCGTCGGGCATGCCGTCGTTGTCGGAGTCGACCGGCACTTCG
It encodes:
- a CDS encoding cation-translocating P-type ATPase: MSSEKVSIPEEMQGRLRLVFISSAFLIAGLLLPLLRPDQALLGSMLALIGAVVIAAPILIDVIGSMRTSGFAATQFYMDQYVVLALAATLATGKYVTGGIVAIILVLGQMLEERTVLGVESALARLRKLSEVRARRLRDDGTEEEVDAAELKVGERVRIRPGDFVPTDALVISGHSQLDQANITGESLPVDAGEGAEIFAGTTNLTGLLEARVVKEAGDTVVAKVQQIIEEAKESEAPIIRMAEDYARYYTPLIILIAACVFFFTRDVDRAIAVLIVSIPCAFVLASPSAMVGAISSASRLGMLIKSTRNLELGRQIDTVVFDKTGTLTQGVLRVEEIRTHGGWTEEAALALASALEQHSNHPVAKAIREAARHLSLPEVQDLSEAPGRGVTATVGEQRVLVGRKLWLEEQGVTVEGLPTDQPLSLIHLAVDGQQIATFGLADQLRPETAEALERLRYIGIERFVMLTGDRQPVAEAIAARVGIAEFRAECLPEDKQIEITKLKESGCKVMVVGDGLNDAPALASGDLGVAMGALGNDVAVNTADVALMTNDLRRLADLLELSHRTVGIINQNLLCGFGLIVVAIVLSTAGFVSPILAAFFHEFSAFFVIFNSARLMRFDGLEEELAESNRIEPEANPGTVPALV